The nucleotide window ACATGGTTTGGTTGATAACAACCAAATTATCGACCATGTTTGGTAAGCCTGTTGCAATACCTATAGCCTGGAAGGTTGCAAGTACAAGCGTGCCGTAGCGTGTGTATTGGCTTATCTTACGACGGCCTGCTTCACCCTCTTTTTTGAGTTCAGCTAACGCTGGATGAACTACAGTTAGCAATTGGACAACAATAGATGCCGAAATATACGGCATGATGCCCAATGCTAATATAGATGCACGCTCAAGAGCACCACCGGAGAACATGTTAAACATTTCTACGATGGTACCTTTTTGCTGGTCGAACAACTCGGCAAGTACAGCAGCGTCAATACCAGGGATCGGCACAAAAGAGCCTGCTCGAAATACTAAAAGTGCACCAATTACGAATAATAAGCGCGACTTTAGTTCACTTAAGCCGCTCTGAGCACTACGAAAATCTTGTCCTGGTTTCTTAGCCATCTGTACCTCGTTCCTCGAGATTAATCCTCGATTTTACCGCCTGCAGCTTCGATTGCAGCTTTAGCGCCTTTAGTCACACGTAGACCTTTAACAGTCACTGCTTTGTTGATTTCACCAGAAAGAACAACTTTTACGAATTCGATGTTCTTAGTGATGACGTTAGCAGCTTTAAGGCTGTTAAGATCAACTACGTCACCAGAAACTTTCGCTAGCTCAGCTAGACGAACTTCAGCAGACACTAGGCTCTTACGAGAAGTGAAACCGAATTTTGGTAGACGTTGTTTCAGAGGCATCTGACCGCCTTCGAAACCTGGACGAACGCTGCCGCCAGAACGTGATTTTTGACCTTTGTGACCACGGCCACCAGTTTTACCTAGGCCTGAACCGATACCACGACCTACTCGCTTCGCAGAAGTTTTCGCGCCAGCAGCCGGTGCTAGAGTATTCAAACGCATTCTGATTACTCCTCAACTTTAACCATGTAGTAAACCTTGTTGATCATACCGCGTACGCACGGAGTATCTTCAAGTTCTACTGTGTGGTTGATTTTACGAAGACCTAGACCGCGCAAAGTAGCTTTGTGCTTAGGTAGACGACCAATTGAGCTTTTAGTTTGAGTTACTTTAATAGTTGCCATGGTGTTCTTACTCCGAAATAGATTCAACAGTTAGACCACGTTTAGCAGCAACCATTTCTGGTGACTTCATGCTACCTAGTGCATCGATCGTTGCACGAACGATGTTGATAGGGTTCGTAGAACCGTATGCTTTAGATAGTACGTTGTGTACACCAGCAACTTCTAGTACTGCACGCATCGCACCACCTGCGATAACACCAGTACCTTCTGCAGCAGGCTGCATGTAAACTTTAGAGCCCGAATGGCGACCTTTCACTGGGTGGTGAAGAGTGCCTTCGTTTAGAGCGATCGTAGTCATGTTACGACGCGCTTTTTCCATTGCTTTTTGAATCGCTGCAGGTACTTCACGAGCTTTGCCGTAACCGAAACCTACACGACCATTACCGTCACCAACTACTGTTAGTGCAGTGAAGCTCATGATTCGACCACCTTTAACCGTTTTAGAAACACGGTTAACTGCGATTAATTTTTCTTGCAAATCATTCGCTTGAACTTGTTGTTCTTTAGCCATCTTCCAACCCTACCTTAGAATTTCAGACCAGCTTCGCGAGCAGATTCTGCTAGCGCCGCTACTCGACCGTGGTATTGGAAACCAGAACGATCAAATGCAACTGCAGTTACGCCTTTTTCAAGAGCGCGCTCAGCAACAGCTTTACCTACTGCTTTAGCTGCATCAACGTTACCAGTGTATTTCACTTGCTCACGGATCGCTTTTTCTACAGTAGAAGCTGCTGCGATAACCTCAGAGCCATTAGCCGCGATAACCTGTGCGTACACGTGACGAGGAGTACGGTGTACAACTAGGCGAGTCGCACCCAGTTCTGCAATCTTACGACGTGCACGTGTAGCACGACGGATGCGAGATGCTTTCTTATCCATAGTGTTACCTTACTTCTTCTTAGCTTCTTTAGTACGCACATTTTCATCTGCGTAACGAACACCTTTACCTTTGTAAGGCTCAGGTTGACGGTAAGAACGAATGTCAGCCGCAACTTGACCAACTAGTTGCTTGTCAGCACCAGTGATCACAATTTCAGTTTGGCTAGGACACTCAGCTTTAATACCCGCTGGCAACTCGTGCTCAACTGGGTGTGAGAAGCCTAGTGTTAGACCTACAGCGTTGCCTTTAATAGCAGCACGGTAACCAACACCTTTAAGAGTTAGCTTCTTAGTAAAGCCTTCAGTAACACCAACAACCATGTTGTTTACTAGCGCACGAGCAGTACCTGCTTGAGCCCAAGCATTAGCAGCACCTTCAACAGGGCCGAACGTTAGGTTGTTTTCTTCCTGAGCGATAACTACAGCGTCGTTTAGTACGCGAGTTAGTTCGCCTTTAGCACCTTTTACAGTGATTTCTTGGCCGTTTAGTTTCACCTCTACGCCAGCTGGAATAGCGACAGGTGCTTTTGCAACACGAGACATAGTCTACTCCTTATTAAGCTACGTAGCAGATGATTTCACCACCAAGACCTGCTTTACGTGCAGCGCGGTCTGACATAAGACCCTTGGAAGTAGAAACGATAGCAATACCAAGACCACCCATTACAGAAGGAAGTTGATCTTTCTTCTTGTAAACACGTAGACCTGGACGAGAAACACGTTTAAGTTGCTCGATTACTGGTTTAGCTTGGAAGTACTTAAGAGTAACTTCTAGCTCAGGTTTTGCTTCGCCTTCAACAGCGAAGTCAACGATGTAACCTTCAGCTTTTAGTAGTGCAGCAATTGCAACTTTAAGCTTTGAAGAAGGCATTTTAACAGCAACTTTGTTTGCTGCCTGACCGTTACGAACACGGGTCAGCATATCCGAAATCGGATCTTGCATGCTCATATGATTTACTCCAAATGATTAAGTGGCAATTACCAGCTAGCCTTACGAAGTCCAGGAATCTCGCCTTTCATGCAAGCTTCACGAACTTTGATACGGCTTAGACCGAACTTACGTAGGTAACCGTGTGGACGACCAGTTTGGTTACAACGGTTGCGCTGACGAGATGCACTTGAATCACGTGGAAGAGATTGCAATTTAAGAACTGCATTCCAACGATCTTCTTCAGATGCGTTTACATCGCTGATGATAGCTTTTAGCGCAGCACGCTTTTCAGCGAACTTAGCTACTAGCTTTGCACGTTTTGCTTCACGTGCTTTCATAGAATTTTTAGCCATAACAGTAACCCTTCACCTTACTTACGGAATGGGAAGTTAAAGGCAGCCAGCAGAGCACGGCCTTCCTCATCAGTACCAGCAGACGTCGTAATAGTGATGTCTAGACCGCGTACTCGATCAACTTTATCAAAGTCGATTTCCGGGAAGATGATTTGCTCGCGAACGCCCATGCTGTAGTTACCGCGTCCGTCAAAAGACTTAGCGCTAACACCACGGAAGTCACGTACACGTGGAAGAGCGATGTTAATTAAACGCTCAAGAAAATCCCACATACGTTCGCCACGCAAGGTTACTTTACAACCGATAGGGTAGCCTTCACGGATTTTGAAACCTGCAACAGATTTGCGCGCTTTTGTGATAAGTGGCTTTTGACCAGAGATCGTTGCCATATCAGACGCTGCATTTTCTAGCAGTTTCTTATCGTTGATTGCTTCACCAACACCCATGTTTAGGGTGATTTTCTCGATTCTAGGGACTTGCATGACGCTTGTGTAGCTGAACTGTTTGGTCAGTTCAGCGACTACAGACGACTTGTAGTAATCATGCAGTTTCGCCATAGTAGAACTCCAAATTACTTCTAATTAGTTAGAAACGGTTTCGCCGTTAGACTTAAAGAAACGAACTTTCTTACCATCTTCAAAACGGAAACCGATACGGTCAGCTTTACCAGTAGCTGCGTTAAAGATTGCAACGTTAGAAGCGTCAATAGCTGCTTCTTGTTCAACGATGCCACCTTGTTGACCTAGAGCCG belongs to Vibrio sp. STUT-A11 and includes:
- the rplO gene encoding 50S ribosomal protein L15, which translates into the protein MRLNTLAPAAGAKTSAKRVGRGIGSGLGKTGGRGHKGQKSRSGGSVRPGFEGGQMPLKQRLPKFGFTSRKSLVSAEVRLAELAKVSGDVVDLNSLKAANVITKNIEFVKVVLSGEINKAVTVKGLRVTKGAKAAIEAAGGKIED
- the rpmD gene encoding 50S ribosomal protein L30; translated protein: MATIKVTQTKSSIGRLPKHKATLRGLGLRKINHTVELEDTPCVRGMINKVYYMVKVEE
- the rpsE gene encoding 30S ribosomal protein S5; amino-acid sequence: MAKEQQVQANDLQEKLIAVNRVSKTVKGGRIMSFTALTVVGDGNGRVGFGYGKAREVPAAIQKAMEKARRNMTTIALNEGTLHHPVKGRHSGSKVYMQPAAEGTGVIAGGAMRAVLEVAGVHNVLSKAYGSTNPINIVRATIDALGSMKSPEMVAAKRGLTVESISE
- the rplR gene encoding 50S ribosomal protein L18, which codes for MDKKASRIRRATRARRKIAELGATRLVVHRTPRHVYAQVIAANGSEVIAAASTVEKAIREQVKYTGNVDAAKAVGKAVAERALEKGVTAVAFDRSGFQYHGRVAALAESAREAGLKF
- the rplF gene encoding 50S ribosomal protein L6, giving the protein MSRVAKAPVAIPAGVEVKLNGQEITVKGAKGELTRVLNDAVVIAQEENNLTFGPVEGAANAWAQAGTARALVNNMVVGVTEGFTKKLTLKGVGYRAAIKGNAVGLTLGFSHPVEHELPAGIKAECPSQTEIVITGADKQLVGQVAADIRSYRQPEPYKGKGVRYADENVRTKEAKKK
- the rpsH gene encoding 30S ribosomal protein S8, translated to MSMQDPISDMLTRVRNGQAANKVAVKMPSSKLKVAIAALLKAEGYIVDFAVEGEAKPELEVTLKYFQAKPVIEQLKRVSRPGLRVYKKKDQLPSVMGGLGIAIVSTSKGLMSDRAARKAGLGGEIICYVA
- the rpsN gene encoding 30S ribosomal protein S14, with the translated sequence MAKNSMKAREAKRAKLVAKFAEKRAALKAIISDVNASEEDRWNAVLKLQSLPRDSSASRQRNRCNQTGRPHGYLRKFGLSRIKVREACMKGEIPGLRKASW
- the rplE gene encoding 50S ribosomal protein L5, which gives rise to MAKLHDYYKSSVVAELTKQFSYTSVMQVPRIEKITLNMGVGEAINDKKLLENAASDMATISGQKPLITKARKSVAGFKIREGYPIGCKVTLRGERMWDFLERLINIALPRVRDFRGVSAKSFDGRGNYSMGVREQIIFPEIDFDKVDRVRGLDITITTSAGTDEEGRALLAAFNFPFRK
- the rplX gene encoding 50S ribosomal protein L24, encoding MAAKIRRNDEVIVLAGKDKGKKGKVTKVLATGKVIVEGINLVKKHQKPVPALGQQGGIVEQEAAIDASNVAIFNAATGKADRIGFRFEDGKKVRFFKSNGETVSN